AGATGGCTTGGCGACAGACACGACAAAATGGCACGCCAAGCGCGCGCATCTTACAATCGTATTCCGGCCTGAAGGCGCCACAATGATAATAGTGGGCGCCTTCGAACAAGCCAACGGTACCGATAGGAACCGGGCTGCTTCTCCCATCTATCTGGCTGCAATCGGGATTACTCATGGTTGGAATCGCGGTCGTCGACGCAACCGCCCACCGCCACTTCAAGGTGTTGCGGTCGGAATTCGTCGTGACGTTGGGTTCCGACGGCTCGCCGGCAGGGTGGTGGTCATGACCCGTTTCGTTGCCGCCAGCATAGTAGGGGTATTCGTCCGCCAACCCAAACGCAGTATGTCCGAGCTCATGGATGGCGATTTCCGTGGCTCCTCCCGCCAGTGAATAGGTGCCTACACCGCCGCCACTTCCGCCATAAATCGTCGAATTCACAACCACCAACACGACGGTAAACTCCGGAACCTGTGCCGCTGCAACCTGCAAGGCAGTGGTCCCGTTGCAGAGCAACAATCGTCGGATATTGTTTCCACCGAAAGTCGCGTCAAAGTACGTTCGGGCAGTGGCTCCTGTGCCACCGGCTGCAATCGGGTCGTCCGCGCCGGAATCGGTCGAACTGACGTTCACTCTGAACACATTGATCGCTGGACTGAGTTCATCGAACGGTTGGGTGCCGCGGAAGTCGCTGATGAACTGCGTGCAGGCCGTATCAAACGCGGCCTGCTGAGCGACGGTAAACCCTTCCGCAAGCAGGACGACATTGAACGCGCGGTTCCTGGGGGCTGAACCAAAGATTTGCGTCGAACCGATGACAGCGCCATCCGCAGTAGACATCTCTGTACCTCCCCTTATCGACTAATGTGCAACGTAAAGTTTGCAAGTTCTTTCACCTCGGAGTCTCCAGGAAGAGAACTGGTTCCTGGAGTTGTGATCCCTGGCGCATCGCGCCTTGCTGGCGTCACCCGCACCACTGTCACACGGTCGGCGCCAGCCGGAACCGGCACGACAACCGTGAAGGCACCGGTCGCACGTTCTAAGGGAAGTCGAGTGATCGGTTTCCCAGGTTCTTCTGGAAAAATTTCCGCGCTCTGGGAGAAGGCGTCACGGGCGGGAACTCGCGCCAATATTCGCCCACTTGCATCACGAGTATCTACGTAGTGGCCGGGCCGAACCGCACGACTGATATCGAAGCCCGTAATCGCCACATCCACCGGCTGCTGGCTGACCAAACGCAGTTGATCACCCTCATACTCAAAGATCAGACGCATCGCGAGCGTTGAGGGCGCCTGGTCTGCTTCGTTCATGGGCATGTCATGTTCTCCTTTCCATCGGCATTGAACACCAGTGTTGTTCCCAGCGAACGACCGGCTCATCATCTGAACCAGCAAGGCATGTGCCATAGGGATACGTGGAAGTCTTCCTCACATTATGCGAGTGATACGAATGCACGCATTTGTGTCAAGGATTGGTTGCTCCACGAGATCGTATCTAAAGGGATAGCGCGGTATCAAAAGAGATACGGACAAGCGACCGACGGCACCCATCGTCGCCCCTCCCAGCCGTATTTCTCAACACAACAGAATGGGAAGGATTCTCCCCAGGCCCGAGAGACCGATGCCAATCCGATCAACGGCTGTCCGATCCTCACTCGACCTGTCGGCAGCGTTCAGAACATGTGACTGGTGCGGTATAGCCATGGCCGCACCGCAGACTAGCTCTCGCGCAGATGCCCGGTTGGATGGCCCAGGCGTCTATGAGCCGCATTGGCTGCCACATCCTTGCATGTCTTGATGCAGTGCAGGAACACGCTCATGCAGGATCGAAAGAGTAGTGCAGTGAACCCTTTCGGTATTTCCATGGTGCGCAAAGAATCGCCCGCAGGTTACATTTTCTCCGTTCGTTATTCGTCCACGCTGGGACGCAGCAGATAGGGTCCGTACACCACCGCGAACAACAGGTAGGCGCCGCTCCAACTCAACGCCGCCGCGCCCAACATCGCATGGGTCGGCAGCCCGGTGCTTGGCCCAAACACTCGGAGGATTGCCCCGAAGCTCACCAGCACATACATGGCGACCGTCGCTGGGTCCGCATGGCGCTCGCGTCCTGTATGGCCCAAACTCGCGCGGGTCATAATGCCGAGTGTCATGACACCCACGGCCCCGGTGGTCAACGCATGCACCGCATCTTCGTTCGGAAGGCCGACGCCAAGCGCAGCACATCCGAGCAGGAACATCGCCAACGTGAGCCACCCATATCCCCAGTGCAGCACAAAGACGAGCGGCTCCCGCCATGTGAACCAGCCGTACCACCGCGACAGTCGAACGAGATTGAGGACGCCGGCAAGGATCAGGAACCAGCCGGCTACGGCGCCCTGCGAAAATACCGCCCAGATCGTCGAGGCGACCGCGACCACCCCGATCGCCGCCATATCGAGATGCGTGAACCGCGCTGGTTTCTCCGGCCTGCGGTCATGAACCAGATACTCACGGGTGAAATTCGGGGTCACGCGCCCGCCGATGAAGGCCAGCAAGGTCATGTCCAGCCCCAACGCCATGCGTTCGGGCACATCCGTCGCGGTGCCATTGAGCGCAAACCCATGAAAGAGCAGATTCGTGACCGTGTAGAGACTGAGCAGCACGCCGATCGGCGCATGATTCCAGCTTTTCCCCCCTGCGATTTCACGCCACAGCATGCCTGCCAACACCAGAAGATAGGCCGCATCGACGATGGCTGCGAAGACCGGCGGGACCCAGGGCCACGCCAACAGCACACGACCAGCGAGCCACAGGCAGAACAGGCCCGCCAGTTCCCGTCCCTGGATTGGCGGACGATCCGTCCAGTTAGGCACCGCCGTCAGCACAAACCCGGTGATCACCGCCGGCAGAAAGCCGAACAACATTTCATGCACATGCCATTCACGAGGCGCCGCCAAACCGGTTGAACCAATCCCAAGCGACAACATCACGATCCAGGCAGGCACAGCCAGGCCAGCAAACCAGGCGGCGCCGAGAAAAAACGGCCGGAAGCCGTACGAAAACAGCGCCATCTGCAGTTCAGTCCCTCGACGTTTGACTGGAGCAATCTTCACCGCGGACCTCCGCCATCCTTTTCAATCAGTCCTTGAATCACCATGGGCTCTTCTCTCAAACACCACGGCTCGTCATCAACCCTATAGGTCACTTCGTCAATTGATCCATCAGCCATTCCATCGCATCCGAGGAGGCGAGCCAGGCCTCGGCAAACCCCGCAAAATAGAGGGCCGCCTCATGCCGGTCTCCCGGCGTGAACCGTTCAGGCAACCGCGCCGGAGGGTTCCGCTTTCCAGTGAAATAGTCCGCCACATGCGGATTGCGTTGAATCGCCGTCTGTAAGTGCTGCTGTGCCGTAACACGATCGCCGCGGCGAAGGTCGAGCAGGACACGGCTCCAGAGAAACGCGGCAGACGAATCCTCCGCATACCGATGAAAGAGCTCCTGTGCGCCGATATCATCCTCCACGGCAAGGTACCGATTCAGCAACCCGTAGCGAATCCCCTGGTTGTCGCCGGGATTCAGTTCCAGAAGGGCTTCGCAATGTGCGATGGAATCCTGCTTCCTGCCAAGCACCCATAGGCAATCGGCCAAGCCCTGACGCGCACGCATGTACGGCCTTGTCTCGATCAGTCCCCAGAAATAGCCCGCCTGCTGCGCAAACACTGTTTCGCCGAGATGACGTCGTCCGGCATCGACTCCTTGTTGATACAACAGACAGGCGTCCTCTGCCGACCTGGCCTCAGATTCCGCCAACACCGTGTAAGCATCCGCACAATCGGGCGACATCGCCAGTGCCTGACGGGCTAACGCCGCGGCCTGCCGGGCAGTCGTGGCCTCCCAGGCCTTGGAGATCAAGACTTGCGCCTGTTCCAGTTTTTCGGCGTCGGCAAGAACGGAGTTCACATGCACCGGCGCGGCAGACCGCTTGCGCCGTGTACCGGAGCGGGGGGATTTCCTGTTCATGAATTAGGTGCTCCTTCCAGCGGCCCGGGCGGCGCGACCCGCCAATCGCCTGCCTCAGAACAGCGTCGCCAAGTAATCCAGCAAGAACACCAGACCCGTGCCCCCCGTCGGTAAGGCGATCGCGCCGAACAACGGATGCTGCGTGAAGGGCAGGAAGGCCCCATCGCGCGTCTGCTCGATCCGCTCGACCATGCCGTTGACTTGGCGGCGCTGCTCGCGCAAGAAGACCGGCGCGCCTGACAATCCATGGAGTCGCGCTTTCAACTGCTTCACCGCTTCCCGTTTTGCCCGCTCGGCGGACCGCCGCAGACAGACACCGTTGCCGAACGCGTAGAGCGCATTGAGGGTAAAGATCGCCATCAAGCCCGCCGGAAAATTCCACCGGTCGAAATAACTGTGTCGCGCCACGGCCATCAGGAACACGATGACAAACGGATAATAGATCATGGCGCTGATGACCTGCGTACGCTTCGCAATAAATTGGACGCCGAGCCATTCGTGCACATAGGACTCATCGACGCCCAGCTTTTTGGCCTCCCGCGCGAGCAGCCGTTTCGGCCATTCAATCTTGGTCTTGATCATGATCAGGATCAACCGACGACAGAGTCGTGTGGCGTCCACCACATAAAACATCAGC
This region of Nitrospira sp. genomic DNA includes:
- a CDS encoding NnrS family protein, yielding MKIAPVKRRGTELQMALFSYGFRPFFLGAAWFAGLAVPAWIVMLSLGIGSTGLAAPREWHVHEMLFGFLPAVITGFVLTAVPNWTDRPPIQGRELAGLFCLWLAGRVLLAWPWVPPVFAAIVDAAYLLVLAGMLWREIAGGKSWNHAPIGVLLSLYTVTNLLFHGFALNGTATDVPERMALGLDMTLLAFIGGRVTPNFTREYLVHDRRPEKPARFTHLDMAAIGVVAVASTIWAVFSQGAVAGWFLILAGVLNLVRLSRWYGWFTWREPLVFVLHWGYGWLTLAMFLLGCAALGVGLPNEDAVHALTTGAVGVMTLGIMTRASLGHTGRERHADPATVAMYVLVSFGAILRVFGPSTGLPTHAMLGAAALSWSGAYLLFAVVYGPYLLRPSVDE